Proteins from a genomic interval of Lolium perenne isolate Kyuss_39 chromosome 1, Kyuss_2.0, whole genome shotgun sequence:
- the LOC139831324 gene encoding uncharacterized protein, with the protein MGSNSLPVDPITATFATATNTTPATSAAMTGAHAPPEAAAAADRDQGAAAAPRASTSCSLHWRTSPTVSAPSASSSRRSKPASTRRPHSPPPPAAVPALSATPTPPASVANKGRPAWWPPSPSPIPTWTDASPVYTQTAARTTVQQPAHTFGGPGGLAAPFAESTCFTPGRQEGAYGVTPLAQQPPRFTKLEFATYDGATDPLNWLNQCEQFFRGQRTLSADRRWIASYHLRGAAQTWYYALEQDEGGMPSWERFRDLCLQRFGPTLRGSRVAELGRLAFTTTVQDFADRFQALACHAPGVSARQRADLFVGGLPGYIRVDVEMRESKDL; encoded by the coding sequence ATGGGCTCCAACAGCCTCCCCGTCGACCCCATCACCGCCacgttcgccaccgccaccaacaccacccccgccacctccgccgccatGACAGGCGCCCACGCGCCGccggaggccgccgccgccgccgacagaGACCAgggggccgccgccgccccacggGCCTCGACCTCCTGCTCGCTACACTGGCGGACCTCGCCAACAGTCTCCGCGCCATCCGCTTCGAGCTCGCGGAGATCAAAGCCGGCCAGCACCCGCCGCCCCCACTCGCCGCCCCCGCCCGCCGCCGTTCCGGCCCTGTCCGCCACCCCGACACCGCCCGCCTCCGTCGCCAACAAGGGCCGCCCCGCGTGGTGGCCGCCATCGCCCTCTCCAATCCCCACATGGACCGACGCGTCGCCCGTCTACACTCAGACCGCGGCGCGGACGACGGTTCAGCAGCCCGCCCACACCTTTGGCGGTCCTGGCGGGCTTGCTGCCCCCTTCGCCGAGAGCACGTGCTTCACCCCGGGCCGCCAGGAGGGCGCCTACGGGGTCACGCCTCTGGCGCAGCAGCCGCCCCGCTTCACCAAGCTGGAGTTCGCCACCTACGATGGCGCCACCGACCCCCTGAACTGGCTGAACCAGTGTGAGCAGTTCTTTCGGGGGCAGCGGACGCTCAGCGCTGACCGCAGGTGGATCGCCTCCTATCACCTACGGGGCGCCGCGCAGACTTGGTACTACGCCCTCGAGCAGGACGAGGGCGGGATGCCGTCCTGGGAGCGCTTCCGCGACCTGTGCCTCCAGCGGTTTGGGCCGACCCTACGCGGAAGCCGCGTCGCCGAGTTGGGACGCCTCGCCTTCACCACCACGGTCCAGGACTTCGCCGACCGCTTTCAGGCGCTCGCGTGCCATGCCCCGGGCGTTTCGGCGCGGCAGCGTGCCGATCTCTTCGTCGGTGGCCTCCCCGGCTACATCCGCGTCGACGTCGAGATGCGCGAGTCTAAGGACCTGTAG
- the LOC127321786 gene encoding mitochondrial import inner membrane translocase subunit Tim9 yields MDTTGATAAAAGAGAAAFSGSGISAEEEQARMAAMVEKLQARDALRMYTWLSQRCFSDCVSTFYRKTLGKGEGACVRACVRKYLLVTTASAARFAQLADPYAAVADDDDDDQD; encoded by the exons ATGGACACCACCGGCGCCACAgcagccgccgccggcgccggcgccgccgccttcTCCGGCAGCGGCATCAGCGCCGAGGAAGAGCAGGCCCGCATGGCCGCCATGGTCGAGAAGCTGCAGGCCAGAGACGC GCTCCGGATGTACACCTGGCTCTCGCAGCGGTGCTTCTCCGACTGCGTCTCCACCTTCTACCGCAAGACGCTCGGCAAGGGCGAGGGGGCCTGCGTCCGCGCCTGCGTCCGCAAGTACCTCCTCGTCACCACCGCCTCCGCCGCCCGCTTCGCCCAGCTCGCCGACCCCTacgccgccgtcgccgacgatgacgacgacgaccaaGACTGA